One Cucurbita pepo subsp. pepo cultivar mu-cu-16 chromosome LG20, ASM280686v2, whole genome shotgun sequence genomic window carries:
- the LOC111782812 gene encoding F-box protein At5g46170-like: MSSLRLDLTSKIYPEPDSPFSVNSASISTSSCIDHFDRLPDSLLLLIFNKIGDVKALGRCCVVSRRFHCLVPQVENVVVRVDCVISDDESSSSSSSSGKSRGPFFNIFRLVFGGIVKPLQALSQFLGQTRASSSLVSSSSTTSLAVGTEEDGEIDQGGVTHHSPTQVLKNFNEIRLLRIELPSGELGIDDGVLLRWRADFGSTLDNCVILGASSVIHPGSFKPSIFQDNGTDGGFCIGNGGVSDDNGSIPESFYTNGGLKLRVVWTISSLIAASARHYLLQPIIADHKTLDSLVLTDADGQGVLCMNKDQLEELRVKPLSASSASKRTLVPALNMRLWYATHLELPNGLILKGATLVAIQPSEQSAVKKDVPDCSWASTAFEEPYRTAAKMLVKRRTYCLEMNSF, encoded by the coding sequence ATGTCGTCCTTGCGCCTAGATCTGACATCTAAGATCTACCCCGAACCTGATTCTCCGTTCTCTGTTAATTCCGCCTCCATTTCCACTTCTTCCTGTATCGACCACTTCGATCGTCTTCCTgattcccttcttcttcttattttcaacAAGATCGGTGACGTGAAGGCTCTTGGTCGATGCTGCGTTGTTTCTCGAAGGTTCCATTGCCTTGTGCCGCAGGTGGAGAACGTTGTTGTTCGTGTGGATTGTGTTATTTCTGATGATgaatcgtcttcttcctcttcctcttctggTAAATCTCGTGGTcccttttttaatattttccgTTTAGTATTTGGTGGCATTGTCAAACCCCTCCAAGCGTTGAGCCAGTTTTTGGGTCAGACACGAGCGTCCTCGAGTTTGgtttcctcttcctctaccACCTCTCTTGCGGTTGGGACCGAAGAGGATGGTGAAATTGATCAAGGTGGAGTGACCCATCACTCTCCGACCCAAGTTCTCAAGAATTTCAATGAGATTCGACTCCTTCGGATCGAGCTTCCGAGTGGGGAATTGGGTATTGATGATGGGGTATTGTTGAGATGGCGAGCCGATTTCGGATCCACTTTGGATAATTGTGTGATTTTGGGTGCTTCTTCGGTGATTCACCCCGGCTCTTTCAAGCCTTCGATTTTTCAAGATAATGGGACTGATGGGGGGTTCTGTATTGGCAATGGCGGCGTTAGCGATGATAATGGGAGTATACCCGAATCCTTTTACACAAATGGAGGTCTAAAATTGAGAGTAGTGTGGACGATTAGTTCGCTTATTGCGGCTTCAGCCAGGCACTATCTGCTGCAACCAATAATAGCAGATCACAAGACCTTGGATAGTTTGGTTCTAACTGATGCGGATGGACAAGGGGTGCTATGCATGAACAAAGATCAACTTGAGGAGTTGAGGGTGAAGCCCTTGTCTGCTTCTTCGGCATCTAAGAGAACCCTTGTACCAGCTCTGAATATGAGGCTTTGGTATGCCACGCACTTAGAATTGCCCAATGGGTTGATATTGAAAGGCGCTACACTGGTTGCTATTCAGCCTAGTGAACAGTCTGCGGTCAAGAAGGATGTTCCTGATTGCTCCTGGGCTTCAACAGCTTTTGAAGAACCATATAGGACTGCTGCAAAGATGTTAGTTAAGAGGCGAACGTACTGCCTTGAGATGAACTCTTTCTAA